A stretch of Dryobates pubescens isolate bDryPub1 chromosome 24, bDryPub1.pri, whole genome shotgun sequence DNA encodes these proteins:
- the ARSJ gene encoding arylsulfatase J isoform X2 — protein sequence MVGKWHLGFYRRECMPTQRGFDTFFGSLLGSGDYYTHFKCDSPGICGYDLYENDNAAWDHDNGIYSTQMYTQKVQQILASHNPRKPIFLYIAYQAVHSPLQAPGRYFEHYRSINNINRRRYAAMLACLDEAIHNVTLALKKYGYYDNSIIIYSSDNGGQPMAGGSNWPLRGSKGTYWEGGIRAVGFVHSPLLKNKGSVCKELVHITDWFPTLITLAEGQIDEDIQLDGYDIWETISEGRRSPRVDILHNIDPIYTKAKNGSWAAGYGIWNTAIQSAIRVNHWKLLTGNPGYSDWVPPQAFSNAGPNRWHNERVSWSAGKTVWLFNITADPYERVDLSARYPEVVKQLLRRLSQFNKTAVPVRYPPKDPRSNPKLNGGVWGPWFKEDEKKKKSDKSKGANKQKKTKTKTKKKANRKKGQSLHCRSRLAGG from the coding sequence ATGGTTGGCAAGTGGCATCTGGGCTTTTACCGCAGGGAGTGCATGCCCACACAGAGGGGGTTTGACACGTTCTTCGGCTCGCTGCTGGGCAGTGGTGACTATTACACACACTTCAAATGTGACAGCCCTGGCATCTGTGGCTACGACCTGTATGAGAACGACAACGCAGCCTGGGATCACGACAATGGCATCTACTCGACACAGATGTACACACAAAAAGTGCAGCAAATCTTAGCTTCTCATAACCCCAGGAAGCCTATTTTCCTCTATATTGCTTACCAAGCTGTTCACTCACCCCTCCAGGCACCAGGCAGGTATTTTGAACATTATAGATCGATAAACAACATCAACAGGCGGAGGTATGCTGCCATGCTGGCTTGTTTGGATGAAGCCATCCACAACGTAACCCTGGCTTTGAAGAAGTATGGTTACTATGACAACAGCATTATCATATATTCTTCAGACAACGGGGGGCAGCCAATGGCCGGAGGAAGTAACTGGCCTCTGCGAGGAAGCAAAGGGACCTACTGGGAAGGAGGTATCCGTGCTGTTGGGTTTGTCCATAGCCCTCTCCTGAAAAACAAAGGGTCTGTGTGTAAGGAGCTTGTGCACATCACAGACTGGTTCCCTACTTTGATCACGCTGGCAGAAGGGCAGATCGATGAAGATATCCAGCTGGATGGCTACGACATCTGGGAAACCATTAGTGAGGGCAGACGTTCTCCAAGGGTAGACATCTTACACAACATTGACCCCATTTACACCAAAGCCAAAAATGGGTCCTGGGCAGCTGGCTATGGGATCTGGAACACTGCCATTCAATCTGCCATCAGAGTGAATCACTGGAAACTACTGACGGGAAACCCGGGATACAGCGACTGGGTACCTCCCCAGGCCTTCAGCAATGCCGGCCCCAACCGCTGGCACAACGAGCGCGTTTCCTGGTCAGCTGGCAAAACCGTGTGGCTCTTCAACATAACTGCTGACCCCTACGAGCGAGTGGACCTCTCTGCCAGGTACCCAGAGGTAGTGAAGCAGTTGTTGCGGAGGCTTTCGCAGTTCAACAAGACTGCGGTTCCCGTTCGATACCCACCGAAGGACCCTCGGAGTAACCCCAAGCTGAACGGAGGAGTCTGGGGTCCATGGTTTAAGgaggatgaaaagaaaaagaaatcagataAAAGTAAAGGTGCAAATAAGCAAAAGAAGACCAAGACCAAGACCAAGAAAAAGGCAAATCGGAAAAAAGGGCAATCGCTACATTGCCGGTCACGTCTTGCTGGTGGATAG